One genomic window of Methanobacterium sp. includes the following:
- the glmS gene encoding glutamine--fructose-6-phosphate transaminase (isomerizing) codes for MCGIIGCILDNKKAAPVLLDCVKKLEYRGYDSVGIATSSSEIRIKKDSGKIDDVHENLRLNDLPGDMGIAHVRWATHGLPTKENAHPHTDCKNKIAVVHNGIIENYKELKDQLIKEGHHFKSETDTEVIPHLIEKYMESGNDLESSTRLAIGDIKGSYAIAAISRDEPNRVVGARKESPLIVGKGENEYFIASDAPAILQHTNKVIYLEDHEMVILSEDGIEIKDADGNIIEKEIFTIDWTPDMAEKGGYDHFMLKEIHEQPEAVKNTLLESSEIKNIVKKFPDINRICFVACGTSYHASLIGKYLFEKLVGIPADVTLASEFEYSADTLDDKTLVILITQSGETADTLKALRLVNHKSKTLAIVNVLGSTITREAEYVIYTRAGPEIGVAATKTYVSQLACIYLLAVYMSGKEELMEKLQSIPRYMQSALEKEDFIKEIAQKYKDAKDFFFIGRGFSYPTAMEGALKLKEITYIHGEGYAAGELKHGPLALIDEGVPVVAVTPPGKSHEKTLSNVEEVKARGAHVIGLGSSEDEVLKYEVHDMIEFEDEIDEMFSSIPYVIPLQLLSYYISVMKGIDPDKPKNLAKCVTVE; via the coding sequence ATGTGTGGAATAATAGGATGTATATTAGACAATAAAAAAGCAGCTCCTGTATTACTGGATTGCGTTAAAAAACTTGAATACAGGGGTTATGATTCAGTAGGTATTGCTACTTCTTCAAGTGAAATAAGGATAAAAAAAGACAGTGGAAAAATTGATGATGTTCATGAAAATTTACGTTTAAATGATTTACCTGGAGATATGGGTATAGCTCATGTAAGGTGGGCAACACACGGTCTCCCTACTAAAGAAAATGCTCATCCTCATACTGATTGTAAAAATAAAATTGCTGTTGTTCATAATGGAATTATAGAGAATTATAAGGAACTTAAAGATCAGTTGATAAAAGAGGGACACCACTTTAAATCTGAAACAGATACAGAAGTCATTCCTCACCTTATAGAGAAATATATGGAAAGTGGTAATGATCTGGAATCTTCAACTAGGCTCGCCATTGGAGATATTAAAGGTTCATATGCAATAGCAGCCATCTCCCGTGATGAACCGAATAGAGTAGTTGGAGCCAGAAAAGAAAGCCCGCTTATTGTTGGAAAGGGAGAAAATGAGTATTTCATAGCATCTGATGCTCCTGCAATTTTACAGCATACCAATAAAGTTATTTACCTTGAAGATCATGAAATGGTGATTCTAAGTGAAGATGGCATTGAAATTAAAGATGCTGACGGTAATATAATTGAAAAAGAGATTTTTACCATTGATTGGACTCCAGATATGGCCGAAAAAGGTGGTTATGATCATTTCATGCTAAAAGAGATTCACGAACAGCCTGAAGCAGTGAAAAATACCCTGCTTGAATCATCAGAAATCAAAAACATTGTTAAAAAATTCCCGGATATTAACAGGATCTGTTTTGTGGCCTGTGGAACATCTTATCATGCATCCCTTATTGGTAAATATTTATTCGAAAAACTGGTTGGTATTCCAGCAGATGTTACACTGGCATCTGAATTTGAATACTCTGCAGATACATTAGACGATAAAACTCTTGTTATCCTTATAACACAGTCTGGAGAAACTGCAGATACACTCAAAGCTCTAAGGCTGGTTAATCATAAATCTAAAACTCTGGCAATAGTAAATGTTCTTGGAAGCACAATTACAAGGGAAGCTGAATATGTTATATACACAAGAGCGGGGCCCGAAATTGGCGTAGCTGCTACTAAAACATATGTAAGTCAATTAGCATGTATATATCTTCTTGCAGTTTATATGAGTGGGAAAGAGGAGTTAATGGAAAAATTACAGAGTATTCCTAGGTATATGCAAAGTGCTCTTGAAAAAGAAGACTTTATTAAAGAAATAGCGCAAAAATACAAAGATGCAAAAGATTTCTTCTTTATTGGGAGAGGCTTTTCTTATCCAACAGCCATGGAAGGGGCATTAAAGCTGAAAGAGATAACATATATACATGGTGAAGGTTATGCTGCTGGAGAATTGAAACACGGCCCGTTAGCTCTTATTGATGAAGGTGTCCCTGTTGTAGCGGTTACTCCTCCAGGTAAAAGTCATGAAAAAACACTAAGCAACGTTGAAGAGGTTAAAGCAAGGGGTGCTCATGTTATTGGGCTTGGGTCATCTGAAGATGAAGTCTTAAAATATGAAGTTCACGACATGATTGAATTTGAGGATGAAATTGATGAGATGTTTTCATCCATACCCTATGTCATCCCCCTACAACTTTTGTCATATTATATCAGTGTAATGAAGGGCATTGACCCGGATAAGCCTAAGAATCTGGCTAAATGTGTGACTGTAGAATAG
- a CDS encoding response regulator — translation MKNESIKVLLIEDNEADARFIGEMFKEIKPKFELRHATKLNEGLNLLKSGDFDVLLLDLSLPDSMGFETFENAHAQEPELPIVILSGLDDEELAIKAVRMGAQDYLIKGDVNNRILSRSISYAIERKNTEKELIESRDDLVELIKQYTEELKKKGVREIDGVQKKLEEKIHTFHDLESSQATRSGESTSNIQLFNERVPKSLWIKVANDFKRQDDKLSVSEKDIKVSSAQADDLEDLVEIIKELGERGYFAEEHYVVDLE, via the coding sequence ATGAAGAACGAGTCTATTAAAGTACTGTTAATTGAAGATAATGAAGCGGATGCAAGATTTATAGGTGAAATGTTTAAAGAAATCAAGCCTAAATTTGAATTACGGCATGCTACCAAACTAAATGAAGGTCTTAATCTACTTAAATCGGGTGATTTCGACGTTTTACTGTTAGATCTTAGTTTACCAGATAGTATGGGTTTTGAAACGTTCGAAAATGCGCATGCACAGGAACCAGAATTACCAATTGTAATATTAAGTGGATTAGATGATGAAGAGCTGGCTATTAAGGCTGTTAGAATGGGTGCTCAGGATTATCTAATTAAAGGCGATGTTAATAATAGGATACTATCACGGTCCATATCATATGCAATTGAACGGAAAAATACTGAAAAAGAGTTAATAGAAAGCCGTGATGATTTGGTGGAATTAATTAAACAATATACAGAAGAACTAAAGAAAAAAGGCGTCAGGGAAATAGATGGAGTACAGAAAAAGTTAGAAGAAAAAATCCATACTTTCCATGATTTGGAAAGTTCACAGGCCACTAGAAGTGGAGAAAGTACAAGTAATATCCAGCTTTTCAATGAAAGAGTTCCTAAAAGTTTGTGGATTAAGGTAGCAAACGACTTTAAAAGGCAGGATGATAAATTATCAGTAAGTGAAAAAGATATCAAAGTATCATCAGCCCAGGCAGATGATTTGGAGGATCTGGTAGAGATTATCAAAGAATTAGGAGAAAGAGGGTATTTTGCAGAAGAACATTATGTTGTAGATTTAGAATAA
- a CDS encoding DEAD/DEAH box helicase yields the protein MIILRRNKKIVEIFPIGSSKGALNSRRKPIFYGYLKLKRINNQIRPYKFIVKKGDKESLFPPGEALKILKKQNVYIIGEDAEIEEMLNSLNIKYRRTRICKHCTMGGYITIINPQVAYLFHKNYICRKCAEEEIKRELKARSIDLSAFNNFKKMLDKSGDLNKVLSIFDPNFNPLKNPDLTLYDKITTVETDDTKKVSMNEIDVPDEFKQILKNQGRYLLPVQALTLSNGLLEGENLLIVSATASGKTLIGELAGIPNALKGKKFMFLTPLVALANQKYRDFKKRYGKLGLNIAIRVGMSRIKAKEELSLPDEDIENADVIVGTYEGLDFLLRSGKASDLGELGTIVIDEIHMLDDEERGPRLNGLIQRLKALFNDIQILGLSATIKNPDVIAKEFGMKLIEYDKRPVPLERHLIFARSEYEKEDIMAKITRAEYKNISKKGFHGQSIIFTNSRRKTHSIADYLEKRHINAAAYHAGLSYAKKNRIERDFANQKISTVVTTAALAAGVDFPASQVIFESLTMGNKWLTNNEFSQMVGRAGRPSYHDIGKIYLIPEVARKFDEETEDFMAVSLLESDVNPIYVDYSENDVIEQFLADISSRRAKRFDDIKKAYKDLDLPLSFDEAFNILIDSGFVEEKKGIISATRYGKAVSVSFLNHMEAQYIRKNLNKNPLEIAIALGPFESAYMSNRVNRRLSKVLKINLSSRLFADSTLDILSSADMISKLEANLRDPLINMQIDFFSCRCKDRPFCKCFQTEFSRRILKERMNKKDPVDISKKFMRNYQIHAYAGDIFSWLDSIIRNLEAVRRISRAFNNHKTAKECSKFIRLIES from the coding sequence ATGATAATTTTACGGCGTAACAAAAAGATTGTAGAGATATTTCCAATTGGAAGCTCAAAAGGAGCATTAAATTCAAGAAGGAAACCAATTTTTTATGGTTATTTGAAGCTTAAAAGAATTAACAATCAGATAAGACCATATAAATTCATTGTTAAAAAAGGCGATAAGGAATCTCTTTTTCCTCCAGGTGAGGCTTTAAAGATTCTAAAGAAGCAAAACGTATACATCATAGGGGAAGATGCAGAAATCGAAGAGATGCTTAATTCTCTAAATATTAAATACAGAAGAACCAGAATCTGTAAACACTGTACAATGGGGGGCTATATTACAATTATAAATCCACAAGTAGCCTATTTATTCCATAAAAATTATATTTGCCGGAAATGTGCAGAAGAGGAAATTAAACGTGAACTAAAGGCAAGATCAATTGATTTAAGTGCATTTAATAATTTCAAAAAAATGCTGGATAAATCTGGAGACCTTAATAAAGTTTTAAGCATCTTTGATCCCAATTTTAACCCTTTAAAAAACCCTGATTTAACATTATATGATAAAATAACTACAGTAGAAACAGATGATACAAAAAAAGTGAGTATGAATGAAATTGATGTACCTGACGAGTTCAAACAAATATTAAAAAATCAGGGAAGATATTTACTGCCAGTTCAGGCATTGACCCTTTCCAACGGTCTTCTTGAAGGAGAAAATCTCCTTATAGTGTCTGCAACAGCAAGTGGAAAAACACTCATAGGGGAACTTGCAGGGATACCCAATGCACTTAAAGGTAAAAAGTTCATGTTTTTAACCCCACTTGTAGCCCTTGCAAATCAAAAATACAGAGATTTTAAAAAGAGATATGGTAAATTAGGTCTAAATATAGCTATAAGAGTTGGCATGAGTAGAATAAAGGCAAAAGAAGAGCTATCACTTCCAGATGAAGATATAGAAAATGCAGATGTGATTGTGGGGACATATGAGGGCCTTGATTTTCTTCTGCGCTCAGGGAAGGCCAGTGACCTTGGTGAACTTGGAACTATTGTAATTGACGAAATACACATGCTCGACGATGAAGAACGAGGACCTCGTTTAAATGGACTTATTCAAAGATTAAAGGCACTTTTTAATGATATACAAATTTTAGGGCTTTCTGCTACTATTAAAAATCCTGATGTAATTGCTAAAGAGTTCGGGATGAAATTAATTGAATATGATAAACGTCCGGTTCCACTGGAACGTCACTTAATATTTGCAAGGTCTGAATACGAAAAAGAAGACATTATGGCAAAAATTACCAGGGCTGAATATAAAAACATCTCTAAAAAGGGATTTCACGGCCAGAGTATTATCTTTACAAATTCAAGAAGAAAAACCCATTCAATTGCAGATTATCTGGAAAAAAGGCACATTAATGCAGCTGCTTATCATGCTGGGCTTTCCTATGCAAAAAAGAATAGGATTGAACGTGATTTTGCAAATCAAAAGATTTCTACAGTAGTTACAACAGCTGCACTTGCGGCGGGCGTTGATTTCCCTGCATCACAGGTTATATTTGAATCTTTAACCATGGGCAATAAATGGTTGACAAATAATGAGTTTTCACAGATGGTTGGAAGGGCAGGTAGGCCATCATATCATGATATTGGTAAAATATATCTCATCCCAGAAGTTGCAAGGAAATTTGATGAAGAAACAGAAGATTTTATGGCTGTAAGTCTTCTTGAAAGCGACGTTAACCCAATATATGTTGATTATTCAGAAAACGATGTTATTGAACAATTTTTAGCAGATATTTCTTCCAGACGTGCAAAAAGATTTGATGACATAAAAAAAGCATATAAGGATTTGGATTTACCTCTTAGCTTTGATGAGGCATTTAATATATTAATTGATTCTGGATTTGTGGAGGAAAAAAAGGGGATTATATCAGCAACCAGATATGGAAAAGCTGTTTCAGTATCATTTTTAAATCATATGGAAGCACAATATATAAGAAAAAACTTAAATAAAAATCCGCTTGAAATTGCAATAGCCCTTGGACCATTCGAAAGTGCATACATGTCAAATAGAGTTAATAGAAGATTAAGTAAAGTTCTTAAAATCAATTTATCATCCAGGCTATTTGCAGATTCAACACTGGATATTTTATCCTCTGCTGATATGATTTCAAAGCTTGAAGCGAATCTGAGGGATCCTTTAATAAACATGCAGATCGACTTTTTCTCATGCAGATGTAAAGACAGACCCTTTTGCAAATGTTTCCAGACCGAATTTTCAAGGAGAATCCTGAAAGAACGTATGAATAAAAAAGACCCTGTAGATATCAGTAAAAAGTTTATGCGTAATTATCAGATCCATGCCTATGCTGGAGATATATTTTCATGGCTTGATTCCATAATAAGGAATTTAGAAGCAGTTAGAAGGATTTCAAGAGCTTTTAATAATCATAAAACTGCAAAAGAGTGTTCTAAATTTATAAGATTAATTGAAAGTTGA
- a CDS encoding DUF2723 domain-containing protein, whose translation MNLNNINNFKVEKKDILVSTILFILTFIIYIKFLAPSIFEGDPAEFSIVCYILGIPHPNGYPIYTWIGHIFTMIPVGTVAQRVNTMSAFFGAITVSIVYIIVFKLVILNKKLFKDKNMSDSHLTKVNSDFNIYRLIAVIAALSLALSKTFWSQAEIAEVYTLNAFFIALMILILIKWNENRDIKYLYVFFLIYGLSIGAHASNLFFMPAFLLFIALTNYKIFLNHKNSIIFISIFMIGLLQFVYILIRASQHPGFGEVPQSIYEWWMLITAQKFSNHFIISFPKIPENILMYLGFLKANFSYMGLVLGILGLIGLFKNNIKYLILFSMMFFLNVSFYINYYVFDFEVMFIPSFLIFSIFIGIGIITSFNFVKDALKNHEIGFNPLRNFLKLFLVIILFSSLLVPVTSYFTNHGQIEEINNDKFAYFAYTALKEVPSNSTIITYWKSYAAFKYFQIVDKINPNVTIIQVEEDDLLNTANQKINSGNVFVFHELDNLSQNYYLIPFLDISEVGTLYKIEKVY comes from the coding sequence TTGAATTTAAATAATATTAATAACTTTAAAGTGGAAAAAAAAGACATTTTAGTATCTACAATTCTTTTTATCCTGACTTTTATCATTTATATTAAGTTCTTAGCACCTTCCATATTTGAAGGTGATCCTGCAGAGTTTTCCATAGTGTGTTATATCCTAGGGATACCGCATCCCAACGGTTACCCTATATACACATGGATCGGGCATATTTTTACCATGATTCCAGTTGGAACTGTTGCTCAAAGAGTAAATACAATGTCAGCATTTTTCGGTGCAATAACCGTATCTATAGTTTACATTATAGTGTTCAAATTAGTTATATTGAATAAAAAGTTATTTAAAGATAAAAACATGTCTGATTCACATTTAACTAAAGTAAATTCAGATTTTAATATTTATAGATTGATTGCAGTGATTGCTGCGCTTTCACTGGCATTATCCAAAACTTTCTGGTCACAGGCAGAAATAGCAGAAGTTTACACTTTAAATGCATTTTTTATAGCCTTAATGATTTTAATACTCATAAAATGGAACGAAAACAGAGATATTAAATATTTATATGTATTTTTCCTTATTTATGGGCTGAGTATCGGAGCTCATGCATCTAATCTTTTTTTTATGCCTGCTTTCTTATTATTCATCGCTTTAACTAATTATAAAATATTTTTAAACCATAAAAATTCAATTATATTTATTTCAATCTTCATGATCGGATTACTTCAATTTGTATATATCTTGATAAGAGCTTCTCAACATCCAGGATTCGGTGAAGTTCCCCAGAGCATTTATGAATGGTGGATGTTGATTACAGCCCAGAAATTTTCAAATCATTTTATAATTTCATTTCCCAAGATTCCTGAAAATATTTTAATGTATCTGGGATTTTTAAAAGCTAATTTTTCGTATATGGGTTTGGTTTTAGGGATACTGGGATTAATAGGTTTATTTAAAAATAATATTAAATATTTAATCCTTTTTAGCATGATGTTTTTTTTAAATGTTTCCTTTTACATAAATTATTATGTATTTGATTTTGAAGTGATGTTTATTCCTTCATTTCTGATATTTTCAATATTTATTGGCATTGGCATAATCACTTCATTTAACTTTGTTAAAGATGCGTTAAAAAACCATGAAATAGGTTTTAACCCTTTAAGGAATTTTTTAAAGCTATTTTTAGTTATTATACTTTTTTCATCTCTTCTGGTTCCAGTTACTTCTTACTTTACAAACCATGGTCAGATTGAAGAGATAAACAACGATAAGTTTGCTTACTTTGCTTATACTGCTTTAAAAGAAGTTCCTTCCAATTCAACCATCATTACTTACTGGAAATCCTATGCAGCATTTAAATATTTCCAGATTGTGGATAAAATTAACCCAAATGTAACTATCATCCAGGTAGAAGAAGATGATCTTTTAAATACAGCAAATCAAAAGATAAATAGTGGAAATGTGTTCGTATTCCATGAACTTGATAATTTAAGTCAAAATTATTATCTGATCCCTTTTTTAGATATTTCAGAGGTTGGAACTTTATATAAGATCGAAAAGGTTTATTAA
- the arfB gene encoding 2-amino-5-formylamino-6-ribosylaminopyrimidin-4(3H)-one 5'-monophosphate deformylase produces MMELKFKAGNVISPKVHEIGVLAVGSHLENHGAALPIDTDSKIAAYIALQAALRSGAKFIGILYAATEYSYIKHGIHIDAEELALKRLLPTLKNAKKCLNIKKVVLVNGHGGNIPLLDYLDDIEKEMEIKIIFNNKIVEIEGPHAGTGELSIGSVLNIVDESKLEEHCNFKNHPEVGMVGFKEARSIDKGINKGAVSVENEGVCIDIELGNELLETAISDVIKDIEKLLD; encoded by the coding sequence ATTATGGAACTTAAATTCAAAGCTGGAAATGTTATTTCCCCAAAGGTCCATGAAATAGGTGTGCTTGCAGTTGGATCTCACCTTGAAAATCATGGGGCTGCACTTCCCATTGATACTGATTCCAAAATAGCTGCCTACATTGCCCTTCAAGCAGCTTTAAGAAGCGGTGCAAAATTTATAGGGATACTGTATGCTGCTACAGAATATTCTTACATAAAACACGGTATTCATATAGATGCAGAAGAGTTAGCTTTAAAGCGCCTCCTTCCTACACTCAAAAATGCAAAGAAATGTCTTAATATCAAAAAAGTGGTTCTGGTAAATGGACACGGAGGTAATATTCCGCTTCTTGATTATCTGGATGATATAGAAAAAGAAATGGAAATTAAGATAATATTCAATAATAAAATAGTTGAAATAGAAGGCCCCCATGCAGGAACCGGTGAACTTTCAATAGGAAGTGTTTTAAATATTGTTGATGAGTCAAAGCTTGAAGAACACTGCAACTTTAAAAATCATCCAGAAGTAGGTATGGTTGGTTTCAAAGAAGCACGTAGTATTGACAAAGGAATTAATAAAGGTGCAGTATCTGTAGAAAATGAGGGTGTTTGCATAGATATTGAATTAGGCAATGAATTGCTGGAAACTGCAATTAGCGATGTAATTAAAGACATAGAAAAGTTGCTGGATTAA